One Micromonas commoda chromosome 7, complete sequence genomic window carries:
- a CDS encoding predicted protein has translation MSTIWHPDLLSRDPVVVKEEPDDDHHQPPAVNVEPPTDDHGEDEKSEDLAGKGTTIWRPNLDRLYASVAEMEGSESEVEEKDVTKKGVKRKRAPPTKGPCEHGVKYRSNCKVCRACPHGKWRRFCKECGGSQICEHGRYRSKCKECGGSQICEHGRQRSQCKECGGGSICEHGRRRSQCKECGGSQICEHGRQRSKCKECGGGSICEHDRRRSQCKECGGSQICQHNHIRSTCKECGGGSICEHDRIRSSCKECKK, from the coding sequence atgaGCACCATCTGGCACCCAGACTTGTTGAGCAGggaccccgtcgtcgtcaaagaagagcccgacgacgaccaccacCAACCCCCCGCCGTCAACGTCGAACCTCCCACGGACGACCATGGAGAAGACGAAAAGTcggaggatctcgcgggGAAGGGGACGACGATTTGGCGACCCAACCTCGACCGGCTGTacgccagcgtcgccgagatggagggaTCGGAGAGCGAAgtggaggagaaggacgtGACGAAGAAGGGCGTGAAGCGGAAAAGAGCCCCTCCCACgaaggggccatgcgagcacggggtgaagtacCGGTCGAATTGCAAGGTGTGCAGGgcttgtccgcacgggaagTGGCGCCGTTtttgcaaggagtgcggtgggtctcaaatctgcgagcacggccgttatcgctctaagtgcaaggagtgcggtgggtctcagatctgcgagcacggccgtcagcgctctcagtgcaaggagtgcggcggggggtcaatctgcgagcacggccgtcggcgctctcagtgcaaggagtgcggcgggtctcaaatctgcgagcacggccgtcagcgctctaagtgcaaggagtgcggcgggggctcaaTATGCGAGCacgaccgtcgccgctctcagtgcaaggagtgcggtgggtctcaaatctgccAGCACAATCATATACGCTCcacgtgcaaggagtgcggcgggggctcaatctgcgagcacgatCGTATTCGCTCTtcgtgcaaggagtgcaaGAAATAG
- a CDS encoding predicted protein gives MGVLMSRVMAAFGDKEARILVLGLDNAGKTTILYRLQVGAVVSTIPTIGFNVETVTFKNVKFQVWDLGGQTSIRPYWRCYYPNTTAIVYVVDSCDKERIPTSKEELQGILEEDELRNCIIMIFANKQDLPEAATEVEITEGLGLNGVKDRQWAIFKTSALKGEGLWEGMEWLSQQLKAREGKSSFWSMFGY, from the coding sequence ATGGGCGTCCTGATGTCCCGCGTGATggccgcgttcggcgacaAGGAGGCTcgcatcctcgtcctcggcctgGATAACGCGGGGAAAACCACGATCCTGTACCGCCTGCAGGTGGGCGCGGTGGTCTCGACGATCCCCACCATCGGCTTCAACGTGGAGACGGTGACTTTCAAGAATGTCAAGTTTCAGGTTTGGGATCTGGGCGGGCAGACCTCCATACGGCCGTACTGGCGGTGCTATTACCCGAACACGACGGCGATAGTGTACGTGGTGGATAGCTGCGATAAGGAGCGGATACCCACCAGTAAGGAGGAGCTGCAGGGTATactggaggaggacgagctgCGCAACTGCATCATCATGATTTTTGCCAACAAGCAGGACCTGCCCGAGGCGGCCACGGAGGTTGAGATCACGGAGGGTCTGGGACTGAACGGAGTCAAGGACAGGCAGTGGGCCATATTCAAAACGTCCGCGCTCAAGGGAGAGGGGTTGTGGGAGGGGATGGAGTGGCTCAGCCAGCAGCTGAAGGCTCGCGAGGGCAAGTCCTCGTTCTGGAGCATGTTCGGTTACTGA
- a CDS encoding predicted protein, producing the protein MSTIWHPPFVSGVPIVVKEEPDDHHHQPPAVNVEPPADEEDEKSEDLAGKMSTIWRPNLDRLYASVAEMEGSESEEEDKDVTKKGVKRKRAPRTKGPCEHGVKPRSRCKVCSACPHGKWRRRCKECGGASICEHGRRRHSCKECGGASICQHGRRRSQCKECGGSQICVHDRIRAYCKECGGSQICKHARQRSHCKECGGSAFCEHDRIRSRCKECGGSDVCEHDRIRSTCKECKK; encoded by the coding sequence atgaGCACCATCTGGCACCCACCCTTCGTTAGCGGGGTCCCCATCGTCGTCAAAGAAGAGCCCGacgaccaccaccaccaaccccccgccgtcaacgtcgaacctcccgcggacgaggaagACGAAAAGTCCGAGGATCTCGCGGGGAAGATGTCGACGATTTGGCGACCCAACCTCGACCGGCTGTacgccagcgtcgccgagatggagggaTCGGAGAGCGAAGAGGAGGACAAGGATGTGACGAAGAAGGGCGTGAAGAGGAAGAGAGCCCCTCGCACgaaggggccatgcgagcaTGGGGTGAAGCCTCGGTCGAGatgcaaggtgtgcagcgcctgtccgcacgggaagtggcgccgtcggtgcaaggagtgtggCGGGGCATCAatatgcgagcacggtcgtcggcgccatagctgcaaggagtgcggcggtgcatcaatctgccagcacggtcgtcggcgctctcagtgcaaggagtgcggcgggtctcaaatctgcgtgCACGATCGTATTCGCGcttactgcaaggagtgtggtgggtctcaaatctgcaagcacgctcgtcagcgctctcattgcaaggagtgcggtgggtctgctTTCTGCGAGCACGATCGTAttcgctctcggtgcaaggagtgcggcgggtctgaTGTCTGCGAGCACGATCGTATTCGCTCcacgtgcaaggagtgcaaGAAATAG
- a CDS encoding predicted protein, giving the protein MAPPRKSARAPRARLALRLLLPLALLASLRGARADAGGAPGVVVAPRGDTTVGDSLRSRVELLADRYRRYSSDAAARYATSMDPASLREWVEDARAAAAKVASPERRRAMNDMYRPVFYPDERDEDRAAYGYDDDGYDDDGYDDDGYDDGYYDDDGYYDGDGYYDGDDTAGGDDDDTAGDASFFQRWAPRRIFRRRPDDDAAENVVGETILDAMRLAARGAKLAAPSAASAVGDAAGSARDAGFAAASAAAAANEGGFLRLDVTGEYRNAPTHPAAFATGGEGGTVHRSFPLSDKHDDGSDWEVSAVNALRAGERAAAAARALYEDNVSEEHRVEAEAFARRFVSEALQRTVEMQARAPTWSVPVDPTGVASVRASAFLDNLRVARQIALERTSAKVGGNEDARGTTGAMMGVRDVDAASFERAVVSELRALEAVEAVEAVAKGEEES; this is encoded by the coding sequence ATGGCGCCCCCTCGCAAGAGCgcacgcgcgccccgcgcccgcctcgccctccggctcctcctcccgctcgcgctcctcgcgtctcttcgaggggcgcgcgccgatgcgggcggcgcgccgggcgtcgtcgtcgctccgaGGGGGGACACCACCGTAGGGGACTCGctccgctcgcgcgtcgagctcctcgccgatcgGTACCGGCGGTactcctccgacgccgcggcgaggtacgcgaCGTCGATGGACCCGGCGTCGCTGCGGGAGTGGGTCGAGgacgccagggcggcggcggcgaaggtggcgagcccggagcgtcggcgcgcgatgaACGATATGTACAGGCCGGTCTTCTACCCCGACGAACGGGACGAAGACCGGGCAGCGTACGGATACGACGATGACGGATACGACGATGACGgatacgacgacgacggataCGACGACGGAtactacgacgacgacggatactacgacggcgacggatactacgacggcgacgacacagctggcggcgacgacgacgacacagctggcgacgcgtCCTTTTTCCAGCGGTGGGCGCCTCGAAGGATTTTCCGCCGgcgacccgacgacgacgccgcggaaaACGTCGTGGGAGAGACGAtcctcgacgcgatgcggctcgcggcgcgcggcgcgaagctcgcggcgccctccgcggcgagcgccgtgggcgacgcggcggggtccgcgcgcgacgccggatttgccgcggcgtcggcggcggcggcggcgaacgagggAGGTTTTTTACGTTTGGATGTAACGGGGGAGTATCGGAACGCGCCGACCcacccggcggcgttcgcgaccggcggcgaaggcgggaCCGTTCATCGTTCCTTTCCCCTCTCCGACAAACACGACGACGGTTCGGATTGGGAGGTatccgcggtgaacgcgttGCGGGCGGGCGAGAgagcggcggctgcggctcgCGCCTTGTACGAGGACAACGTCTCCGAGGAGCATCGCGTTGAGGCCGAGGCGTTCGCCCGCCGGTTCGTATCCGAGGCGTTACAACGGACGGTGGAGATgcaggcgagggcgccgacgtggagCGTGCCGGTGGATCcgacgggcgtcgcgtccgttcGAGCGAGCGCGTTTCTCGAcaaccttcgcgtcgcgagacAAATAGCCCTCGAGCGAACGTCGGCGAAGGTAGGGGGGAACGAAGACGCGCGGGgaacgacgggcgcgatgatGGGGGTCCGGGATGTGGACGCAGCGTCGTTCGAGAGGGCGGTGGTGTCGGAACTTCGCGCCttggaggcggtggaggcggtggaggcggttGCGAAAGGGGAGGAGGAAAGTTGA
- a CDS encoding camta-like transcriptional regulator (Encodes a calmodulin-binding transcription activator (CAMTA) with a C-terminal ankyrin domain.), protein MYQPRVSPSYNAGGSDSPATGSDGGFGGVSATALIMPEAEGPDGSTRAHVIEMLNQSRTRWLKNTEVCDMLLNYRSYGFALSKTAPVRPPAGTIFLFDRKAVRFFRKDGHDWQKKKDGKTVRETHEKLKVGNVELLNCYYAHAAENDRFQRRCYWLLDSDEGVVLVHYLDTTMVVGGRGGAKGAGLGLAPGGSAPGSNSGTTDGEDQNGFRNLFRYASGMSQYSGSGYEEVASMGGMSGGSPMMQSPARPGQYHPEVYQQYSQQQQAVGGQYGHHGYGAPPTHHYPHGDSDPHALYHAAQEQFNGVAESESWFNSVLASEDEAGEESGPGGPGRMSGVHRRASATLVDAAGRAVPFRQPSSGRAVPFREGSNRSILSIGSGPPLDHGYFEMGQDESSNGPHFDLLKEFAVDQIAEAQGIKVEGMPVESAAAAAAAAAAAGPNIGTAFPGEYRSDIADGVTSMAELESKIASLKETLVRVASVNADASPEQVDRLEQDMAALERGAAAMRPAAGSVGGGGGGAKPGHRRGSSFGSGTRARPPRARPVIWDGDDKDEDDADREDDGDDDDDDGDDNEETAEGALSPLAKAAAATRRPRGADGGRGAHRAAALAAQQQQRMAGFPRVPSHPSEGSEMDAEMNNSDGDNGDISPRAPSPALRAAQMRAAAEASHARYNRARQPFIPPAQQGSPILWAIDDFSPEWDTETGGGKVLVTGTPRPGLPEGLYLCCVFGDVEVPAEQVSPGVLRCRAPPMNAGRVPFYISCLGSGKRPASDIRTFEYREAGAGGARDKRAAEIRLTSGVTERDFQLRLVHLLIGADRSSKASGGGGPGGPGGPGGGGGGGGGGSTASGNGPSDGKGSGGSGGNTSSPDNRNGGGSSESRDVHGSPASPGRSGSQSGGLGGGAGAGFTRRAVAALNLGADPALDPNMSNLSDEDVGKVFKTALEARLRHAIAAEAKHHRARAEGIVPNPTYVQPKSAYARVDAGGMGLIHCVAALGMKWAIPAMTKCGCDVNQPDRRNRTALHWAAAKGHEDTVATLLASGANIRAMARWGAGGYTAADLAAALGHGGIAAYISETSLAASLSNISLYGGAQGPATGRSLRSASFDRKRQQQQQQVQGLTTPLMSGAGVTPPGVTPGAGPTANRTGRAQRDRVKAVPMRSLLLATETEVTATDAVTSQTEVETEAEFMEGGGTSTERREAVAAGMIQLAFRKHSVRRRKARKKGGELNTVTEGVETGAAPRTGADRDVKKDVKKVVKKAEKAAQKITDSLRSLKVSKTATGAAPELGKRRLGERSGGGLHHSTIPESEAMDVSVEEAAGSPPEGAEGADFAMRSTSGGEEALAALRRRIAQLQERAVALQGEIRAADYRGRQDRLQTLMPGGHHQRRRAADIMQLISAGVGGGGGGGGGGEDGAAAARVVDWERAMLERANSSKDSLDEVYRSGGGASNRLVKSATLRGRRQSHKSHSDDGNDSNKRSTSDTNNNDDDSDDDEEEENVQQAVARIQAITRSREARDQYLRLRMVTQSMQERRDAIARGEAVKREEDEDGLDDVDVEEDEEEDE, encoded by the exons ATGTACCAACCGAGGGTGTCACCGAGCTAcaacgcgggcggctcggactcgcccgcgacgggctcCGATGGAGGATTCGGCGGAGTCTCTGCGACGGCGCTGATAATGCCCGAGGCTGAGGGCCCCGACGggagcacgcgcgcgcacgtgATCGAGATGCTCAACCAGTCGAGGACCAGGTGGCTCAAGAACACCGAAGTGTGCGACATGCTGCTCAACTACCGATCGTACGGCTTCGCGCTGAGCAAGACGGCGCCCGTGAGGCCACCGG CCGGCACGATCTTCCTGTTCGACCGCAAGGCCGTCAGGTTCTTCCGCAAGGATGGTCACGACTGgcagaagaagaaggacggcAAGACGGTACGAGAGACGCACGAGAAGCTCAAAGTTGGCAACGTCGAGCTCTTGAACTGCTACtacgcgcacgccgccgagaacgACAGGTTCCAGCGCCGGTGCTACTGGCTCCTCGAcagcgacgagggcgtcgttTTGGTGCATTACCTCGACACCACGATGGTCGTGGGgggcaggggcggcgcgaagggcgcggggctcggTCTCGCCCCCGGggggtccgcgccggggtccAACAGCGGCAccaccgacggcgaggaccaaAACGGCTTCCGCAATTTGTTCAGGTACGCCAGCGGCATGTCGCAGTACTCCGGGTCCGGgtacgaggaggtggcgagCATGGGAGGCATGTCGGGGGGCTCGCCCATGATGcagtcccccgcgcgccccggccAGTACCACCCGGAGGTTTACCAGCAGTActcgcagcagcagcaggcggTTGGTGGCCAGTACGGCCACCACGGCTACGGCGCCCCGCCCACGCATCACTACCCCCACGGCGACAGCGACCCCCACGCGCTCTACCACGCCGCCCAGGAGCAGTtcaacggcgtcgccgagtccGAGAGCTGGTTCAACAGCGTGCTCgcctccgaggacgaggctggcgaggagAGCGGCCCGGGCGGACCGGGTCGAATGAGCGGAGTTCACCGGCGCGCCAGCGCcacgctcgtcgacgccgccggccgcgccgtTCCCTTTCGCCAGCCGTCCAGCGGCCGAGCCGTTCCCTTCCGCGAGGGCAGCAACAGGTCCATCCTCAGCATTGGAAGCGGCCCGCCGCTCGATCACGGGTACTTTGAGATGGGCCAGGACGAATCGTCCAACGGGCCCCACTTCGACTTACTCAAGGAGTTTGCCGTCGATCAGATTGCCGAAGCCCAGGGAATCAAGGTCGAGGGCATGCCCGTCGagtccgcggccgcggcggccgcggcggccgccgccgccggtcccaACATCGGCACCGCGTTCCCCGGCGAGTACAGGAGCGACATCGCGGATGGCGTCACGAGCAtggcggagctcgagtcCAAGATTGCGTCGCTCAAGGAAACGTtggtccgcgtcgcctcggtcAACGCGGACGCCAGCCCGGAGCAGGTGGATCGGCTCGAGCAGGACATGGCCGCGCTGGAgcggggagccgcggcgatgcggcccgcggcgggctcggtcggcggcggcggcggcggggctaAACCCGGCCACCGCAGGGGTTCCTCCTTTGGCAGCGGCACCAgggcgaggccgccgcgcgccaggcCCGTCATctgggacggcgacgacaaggacgaggacgacgccgaccgcgaggacgacggagacgacgacgacgacgacggagacgacaacgaggagacggcggagggtGCACTCTCGCCcctggccaaggcggcggcggcgacgcgcaggccgaggggcgccgacggcggccggggcgcgcaccgcgccgccgcgctcgccgcgcagcagcagcagcgaaTGGCCGGGTTCCCCCGCGTCCCGTCGCACCCGAGCGAGGGTTCGGAGATGGACGCAGAGATGAACAacagcgacggcgacaacGGCGACatctcgccgcgagccccgtcgccggcgctcaGGGCGGCGCAGatgagagccgcggcggaggcgagccaCGCGAGGTACAACCGCGCGAGGCAGCCCTTCATACCCCCGGCGCAGCAGGGGTCGCCGATCCTCTGGGCCATCGACGACTTCTCCCCAGAGTGGGACACGGAGACTGGCGGGGGAAAGGTTCTGGTGACGGGCACGCCGAGACCGGGCCTGCCCGAGGGCCTGTACCTCTGCTGCGTCTTTGGGGACGTCGAGGTCCCGGCGGAGCAGGTGTCGCCCGGGGTGTTGCGatgccgcgcgcccccgatGAACGCCGGCAGGGTTCCCTTTTACATCTCGTGCCTCGGGAGCGGCAAACGACCGGCGTCCGACATTCGCACCTTCGAGTatcgcgaggcgggcgccggcggcgcgcgggacaagcgcgccgcggagattcGGCTCACGAGCGGCGTCACCGAGCGGGACTTTCAGCTCAGGCTCGTGCACCTGCTCATCGGCGCGGACAGGAGCTCGaaggcgtcgggcggcggcggacccggcggacccggcggacccggcggcggcggaggtggcggaggcggcggatctACCGCCTCCGGGAACGGTCCCTCCGACGGCAAGGGAtccggcggcagcggcggcaacACCAGCTCCCCCGACAAcaggaacggcggcgggtcgtccGAGAGCCGCGACGTGCACGGCTCCCCTGCTTCGCCCGGACGGTCCGGCTCGCAGTCGGGCgggttgggcggcggcgccggggctggcttcacgcgccgcgccgtcgccgccctcaacctcggcgccgaccccgcgctGGACCCGAACATGTCCAACCtgtccgacgaggacgtcggcaaGGTGTTCAagacggcgctggaggcgaggctgcggcacgccatcgccgcggaggcgaagcaccatcgcgcccgcgccgagggtatCGTGCCCAACCCTACGTACGTTCAGCCCAAGAGCGCGTACGCgagggtggacgcggggggcaTGGGCCTCATCcactgcgtcgcggcgctcggcatGAAGTGGGCCATACCCGCCATGACCAAGTGCGGCTGCGACGTGAACCAGCCGGACCGGAGGAACCGGACGGCGCTGCACTGGGCCGCGGCTAAGGGCCACGAGGACACGGTGGCGACGTTactcgcgtcgggcgcgaacATCCGAGCGATGGCGAGgtggggcgcgggcgggtacaccgccgcggacctcgccgcggcgcttgGACacggcggcatcgccgcgtacATCTCGGAGACGTCCCTGGCTGCGTCGCTGTCCAACATTTCCCTGTACGGAGGCGCGCAAGGGCCGGCTACCGGCCGATCGCTtcgctcagcctccttcGATCGCAAgcggcagcagcagcagcagcaggttCAGGGCCTGACCACGCCGCTGATGTCCGGCGCAGGGgtcacgccgccgggcgtcacccccggcgccgggcccACCGCTAACCGCACGGGCCGGGCGCAGCGGGACCGCGTCAAGGCTGTGCCGATGCGTTCCCTTCTTCTCGCCACGGAGACGGAAGTtaccgccaccgacgcggtgacTTCGCAGACGGAAGTTGAGACTGAGGCTGAGTTCATGGAGGGGGGCGGCACCAGCACCGAGCGCAGggaggctgtcgccgcgGGTATGATCCAGCTGGCGTTCAGGAAGCACTCGGTCCGTCGCCGCAAGGCGCGGAAGAAAGGGGGCGAGCTCAACACGGTGACGGAGGGCGTCGaaaccggcgccgccccgaggacgggcgccgaccgcgacgtGAAGAAGGACGTGAAGAAGGTGGTGAagaaggctgagaaggctgCGCAGAAAATCACCGACTCGCTCCGCTCGCTCAAGGTGAGCAAGACGGCCACCGGTGCTGCGCCCGAGCTCGGAAAGCGACGACTCGGCGAGAGGTCCGGCGGAGGACTTCATCACTCAACGATTCCCGAATCGGAAGCGATGGACGTCTCCGTGGAGGAGGCAGCCGGGTCACCGccggagggtgccgagggtgccgactttgCGATGCGGTCGACGTCGGGGGGAGAAGAGGCactcgccgcgcttcgccggCGCATCGCGCAGCTTCAGGAGCGAGCCGTGGCGCTGCAGGGCGAaattcgcgccgccgactaCCGCGGCCGACAGGACAGGCTCCAGACGCTCATGCCCGGCGGACACCACCAgcgcaggcgcgcggcggatatCATGCAGCTCatctccgcgggcgtcggcggcggcggcggcggcggcgggggcggggaggacggcgcggcggcggcgcgcgtggttGACTGGGAGCGCGCCATGCTCGAACGCGCCAACTCGTCGAAGGATTCCCTCGACGAGGTGTACCGCTCGGGAGGGGGCGCGTCGAACCGGCTGGTCAAATCCGCGACCCTTCGCGGTCGCAGGCAATCGCACAAGTCGCACTCGGACGACGGAAACGACTCGAACAAGCGATCAACCTCGGACACCAAcaacaacgacgacgacagcgacgacgacgaggaggaggagaacgTGCAGCAGGCTGTCGCGAGGATCCAGGCCATCACGCGgtcgagggaggcgcgggaccAGTACCTGCGGCTGAGGATGGTGACGCAGTCCATGCAGGAGCGGCGGGATGCCAtcgcgcggggggaggcggtgaagcgggaggaggatgaggacgggTTGGACGACGTAGACGtagaggaggacgaggaggaggacgagtgA
- the APC10 gene encoding predicted protein (Anaphase promoting complex (APC10). Probably incomplete and first exon is lacking.): MSNNPEATTSGADGADPSRRGDVSEIGKLAVWSVTSAKPGNGVELLRDNSLDTYWQSDGAQPHLVNVQFQKKVRVRELCIYADYRLDESYTPNKISVRAGNSFHDLREIKTVDLDEPSGWTRVSLVKDENEPGALNGGDGECLRTYFLQIAVLSNHQNGRDTHVRQVKIYGPRTSPEAMIGQGMQFTTPEYGQFATVR; this comes from the exons ATGTCCAACAACCCCGAGGCTACGACGTCGG GCGCGGATGGCGCGGACCCCTCcaggcgcggggacgtcaGCGAGATCGGCAAGCTCGCGGTGTGGTCGGTGACGTCCGCCAAGCCCGgcaacggcgtcgagctgctCAGGGACAACAGCCTCGACACCTACTGGcagagcgacggcgcgcagcCGCACCTGGTGAACGTTCAGTTCCAGAAGAAAgtccgcgtgcgcgagctcTGCATCTACGCCGACTACCGCCTCGACGAGTCCTACACTCCCAACAAGATTAGCGTGCGGGCGGGCAACTCGTTCCACGACCTCAGGGAGATCAAGACGGTGGACCTGGACGAACCctcggggtggacgcgggtGTCCCTCGTCAAGGACGAGAACGAGCCCGGGGCtctcaacggcggcgacggcgagtgcCTGCGAACGTACTTTCTGCAAATCGCCGTGCTCTCGAACCACCAGAACGGCAGGGACACGCACGTGCGGCAGGTTAAGATATACGGACCGAGGACGAGCCCGGAGGCGATGATCGGGCAGGGCATGCAGTTCACCACGCCGGAGTACGGGCAGTTTGCAACCGTGCGGTGA
- a CDS encoding predicted protein has product MSACARTGGSPGAARAARASAGPSPRCIVAPSRGRRAVPGGRRALPARRRASSAEDASIPSLAETSPSSPSSPSSSTRVPGVPVPSSPFFSPVTRSLDLDVDAPHADPNARVWYLPNFLDADAFAAVSAGCTKLRKRMKSDHSFATGRLSAVVPPTSEAYAAFCNARALRKLRDASGAEGLVLGDYPVEARLYRPGSSMAWHQDVVLYERPQVELIYTVVNDSDGRTEWVGSDGLVRGLAPPANSALVFEAGAAWHRVAAASEGTRTIVKALYVEDFAKTEAFAEVMEEAPWRR; this is encoded by the coding sequence atgagcgcgtgcgcgcgcaccggagggtcgccgggggcggcacgcgcggcacgcgcgagcgccggtcCATCGCCTCGGTGCATCGTCGCCCCAtcgcgagggagacgcgcggtgccgggcggtcgtcgcgcgttgccggcgcgacggcgcgcgtcgtccgccgaaGATGCGTCCATcccgtccctcgccgagACCTCCCCGTCATCCccatcctcgccctcgtcgtcgacgcgcgtccccggcgttcccgtcccatcgtcgccgttcTTCTCCCCCGTCACGCGTtcgctcgacctcgacgtcgacgcccctcACGCCGACCCGAACGCGAGGGTGTGGTACCTCCCAAacttcctcgacgccgatgcATTTGCCGCGGTTTCAGCGGGATGTACGAAGCTCCGCAAACGCATGAAGAGCGACCACTCGTTTGCCACCGGGCGGCTCTCCGCGGTGgtcccgccgacgtccgaggcgtacgccgcgttcTGTAACGCTCGGGCGTTACGgaagctccgcgacgcgtccggcgcggagggacTCGTACTGGGCGACTACCCCGTGGAGGCGCGACTGTACCGGCCCGGGTCCTCCATGGCGTGGCACCAGGACGTCGTCCTCTACGAGCGTCCCCAGGTGGAGCTCATATACACCGTGGTGAACGACAGCGACGGCCGGACGGAGTGGGTGGGGAGCGACGGTTTGGTTCGGGgtttggcgccgccggcgaacTCGGCGTTGGTgttcgaggcgggcgcggcgtggcACAGGGTGGCCGCTGCGAGCgaggggacgaggacgatcgTCAAGGCGCTGTACGTGGAGGACTTCGCGAAGAcggaggcgttcgcggaggtgatggaggaggcgccgtgGAGACGGTga